Proteins from a genomic interval of Rosa chinensis cultivar Old Blush chromosome 2, RchiOBHm-V2, whole genome shotgun sequence:
- the LOC112183782 gene encoding protein ALP1-like, which translates to FQDCVGAIDGTHIPATVVGREVSRYRNRHGKISQNVLAACNFDLQFTYVISGWEGSAHDSKVLNDAISRRNGLKVPPGKYYLGDCGFPNRRRFLAPFRGTRYHLKDFGGEGNHPVNAIELFNLRHASLRNVIERIFGIFKSRFTIFKSAPPFSYKTQAELVLACAGLHNFLRQECRSDEFPPEPEEDPIDNHEDNFEWDDFQTQDQQRENANEWRMSIATHMWTDAQPNANNENNNNEESENEGEE; encoded by the exons TTTCAGGATTGCGTCGGAGCTATAGATGGCACACATATTCCAGCAACGGTAGTTGGACGTGAGGTTAGCAGATATCGAAATCGACATGGGAAGATATCACAAAATGTATTAGCAGCTTGTAACTTTGATTTACAGTTCACATATGTAATTAGTGGATGGGAGGGTTCCGCTCATGATTCAAAAGTATTGAATGATGCGATTTCTAGACGAAATGGACTCAAAGTGCCACCAG gtaAATATTACTTAGGGGACTGCGGATTTCCAAATCGACGCCGGTTTTTAGCTCCATTTCGAGGTACTCGATATCATCTCAAAGATTTTGGTGGTGAAGGAAACCATCCTGTCAATGCAATTGAGTTATTCAATCTTCGTCATGCTTCCTTGAGGAATGTAATTGAGAGAATATTTGGAATATTTAAGTCGcgtttcacaatcttcaaatcAGCACCACCATTTTCATATAAGACACAAGCAGAGCTAGTTTTGGCTTGTGCAGGACTGCACAATTTTCTTCGACAGGAATGCCGTTCAGATGAATTTCCTCCCGAACCAGAAGAAGATCCGATAGACAATCACGAAGATAATTTTGAATGGGATGATTTTCAAACCCAAGATCAGCAGAGAGAAAATGCTAATGAATGGAGAATGAGTATTGCTACTCATATGTGGACAGATGCCCAACCAAAtgccaacaatgaaaacaataacaatgaagaaagtgaaaatgaagGAGAAGAATAA